From a single Bombus terrestris chromosome 17, iyBomTerr1.2, whole genome shotgun sequence genomic region:
- the LOC100647642 gene encoding 28S ribosomal protein S14, mitochondrial — translation MAAVRNGLLICSNFLLNSTKFATCEFQQIRNKYVGRWMKRDIKRRKMAEKYAEERLRLLAIKRNNILPLEIREEVNQQFDKIIPRQTALRQLTSRCVLTSRGHGVVLRWRLSRIMFRHLADYNKLSGVQRAIW, via the exons ATGGCTGCTGTAAGGAATGGTTTATTGATATGttcgaattttcttttaaatagcaCAAAATTTGCAACATGTGAG TTCCAGCAAATACGTAACAAATATGTTGGTCGGTGGATGAAACGTGatattaaacgaagaaaaatggcAGAAAAATATGCGGAAGAACGACTGCGACTTCTggctataaaaagaaataatattttgccATTGGAAATTCGT GAAGAGGTTAATCAACAATTTGATAAGATAATTCCACGTCAGACAGCTTTAAGACAATTAACATCACGGTGTGTACTAACTTCTCGTGGACATGGTGTTGTGCTCAGGTGGAGATTATCAAGAATTATGTTCAGGCATTTGGCTGATTATAACAAGTTATCTGGTGTACAACGTGCAATTTGGTAG
- the LOC100631084 gene encoding elongation factor 1-alpha, with the protein MGKEKIHINIVVIGHVDSGKSTTTGHLIYKCGGIDKRTIEKFEKEAQEMGKGSFKYAWVLDKLKAERERGITIDIALWKFETSKYYVTIIDAPGHRDFIKNMITGTSQADCAVLIVAAGTGEFEAGISKNGQTREHALLAFTLGVKQLIVGVNKMDSTEPPYSETRFEEIKKEVSSYIKKIGYNPVAVAFVPISGWHGDNMLEVSGKMPWFKGWTVERKEGKVEGKCLIEALDAILPPTRPTDKALRLPLQDVYKIGGIGTVPVGRVETGVLKPGMVVTFAPAGLTTEVKSVEMHHEALQEAVPGDNVGFNVKNVSVKELRRGYVAGDSKNNPPKGAADFTAQVIVLNHPGQISNGYTPVLDCHTAHIACKFADIKEKCDRRNGKTTEENPKAIKSGDAAIVMLVPSKPMCVEAFQEFPPLGRFAVRDMRQTVAVGVIKAVTFKDATGKVTKAAEKAQKKK; encoded by the exons ATGGGTAAAGAGAAGATTCATATTAACATTGTCGTCATTGGACATGTCGACTCTGGAAAGTCAACCACCACTGGTCATTTGATCTACAAATGCGGTGGTATCGACAAACGTACCATTGAAAAATTCGAGAAGGAAGCCCAGGAA ATGGGCAAAGGTTCCTTCAAGTATGCCTGGGTATTGGATAAACTGAAAGCTGAACGTGAACGTGGTATCACTATTGATATTGCTCTGTGGAAATTCGAAACTTCAAAGTACTATGTTACTATTATTGATGCTCCTGGACATAGAGATTTCATCAAGAACATGATTACCGGTACATCTCAAGCTGACTGTGCTGTATTGATCGTTGCTGCTGGTACTGGTGAATTTGAAGCTGGTATTTCAAAGAATGGACAAACCCGTGAGCATGCCCTGCTTGCTTTTACTCTTGGTGTGAAACAACTCATTGTTGGTGTTAATAAGATGGACTCCACTGAGCCACCATACTCTGAAACTCGATTTGAGGAAATTAAGAAAGAAGTATCATCTTACATTAAGAAGATTGGATACAATCCTGTTGCGGTAGCATTTGTGCCAATTTCTGGTTGGCATGGAGATAATATGTTGGAGGTTTCTGGAAAAATGCCTTGGTTCAAGGGATGGACTGTCGAACGCAAGGAAGGCAAAGTTGAAGGAAAATGCCTCATTGAAGCTCTTGATGCCATTCTTCCACCTACTAGGCCTACAGACAAGGCTCTTCGTCTTCCCCTTCAG GATGTATACAAAATTGGTGGTATCGGAACAGTGCCAGTTGGTCGCGTTGAAACTGGTGTGTTGAAACCAGGTATGGTTGTCACATTCGCACCTGCTGGTCTGACCACTGAAGTTAAGTCCGTTGAAATGCATCACGAAGCTTTGCAAGAGGCTGTTCCTGGTGATAATGTCGGTTTTAACGTGAAGAACGTGTCCGTCAAGGAATTGCGTCGTGGCTATGTTGCTGGTGACTCGAAGAACAATCCACCTAAAGGAGCTGCTGATTTTACTGCTCAg GTTATTGTGTTGAACCACCCTGGTCAAATCAGCAATGGATACACACCAGTGTTGGATTGTCACACTGCACATATTGCGTGTAAATTCGCTGATATCAAAGAAAAGTGTGACCGTCGTAACGGAAAGACCACCGAAGAAAATCCTAAAGCTATCAAGTCTGGAGATGCTGCCATTGTTATGCTTGTACCAAGCAAGCCTATGTGTGTTGAGGCTTTCCAAGAATTCCCGCCTCTGGGGCGTTTTGCTGTTCGTGACATGCGTCAAACGGTAGCCGTCGGTGTTATCAAAGCTGTCACTTTCAAAGACGCTACTGGCAAGGTCACCAAGGCTGCCGAGAAGGCCcagaaaaagaaataa